A single genomic interval of Aegicerativicinus sediminis harbors:
- a CDS encoding hybrid sensor histidine kinase/response regulator transcription factor, with the protein MAPPEFYRSLIYCVKAKAVIFAAIVFCIGEVSSQSNSPFIKQFTIENGLPQSSINDLVQDENGFVWLATAKGLSRFDGKNFKNYFSRVGDSLSLSNNYINVLEFDYQGSIWVGTNGGGINVFNSKSGTFHRVQLTSFKTELIINSIQSYGDFMYLSSPQYGIFKVNATDLTLVDSYPIQDVTSLFVEKSTGVLWIGQLNGNVLTTSLETAFRPTLIVSLTGNIQSFYVSGNFIFIGSYDGLYVYDFVSGQSQLLELEESNAFSTRHVVDFIEQDENSIWVATGRGLYLLSTSTLKSLKTIEYGDDSKKSLTNNTVTSLLNIQDNKLLVGTAGGLNLVDFSPLYFQNISKDKRGEHLLNDNVVFSIHKSGNDLLVGTSDGGLNFIRNGEVYQYLDDTNSPNSFVGSVVREICEDTINNRFWFATTRGLSMCNSKNFNPKSPTFKEFKNDPNDTNTITTDFLKGLALDNQQNIWGAAYQYGIFRLEYTEDSSYVVTRFLNEEENTNSLINDVSQCIRVDKQNRIWIGTGGGVSILEFEGSDYSNPQFTHFTSDSLRNPKSYLTHNSVYDITFVDDKVWLGTANGLNRINPDGTVDRWYSQDGFEDSFVYTVQNDDTGNLWLGTNDGLVRFNPIDQIFTRYTEQDQIQSKEFNIHARFKGEDGVVYMGGMGGVTYFDPNRIEKIDEPQRLYFSKLEIKDKQVEPYLNDQAILKQDILAVDNLRIARNHFPFYLTFSSIDYGFEREIQYAYKLLPIDTDWNLLEDNKIQFLNLPWGTHTLLVNGFSRGKEWNAEPLKITLTITPPWWLSSYMLFVYAILILALGYWFYRFTVSRKLARAESLRLKEIQVLRSGLYTNITHEFRTPLTVILGMADQLRLQHPNSTQLLKPIRLIERNGKRMLSLINNLLDLSKIEEGNVRLILIQSDIVPFIKYLAESFQTLAEQKDIQLMLYTELEHLDMDYDEEVIQIVISNLVSNALKFTPKFGKIVMKISKGKLEDRNAIVIRVRDDGMGIAPDDLDKIFNRFYQVETSISKSGVGTGIGLALVKQLVYLLKGEISVHSELGAGSEFVVKFPIYNQAPIKTADYGNGLRQIGSSLIEEELKELVANEDAPHILIIEDNEDVAYYIKACLEDYKITHALSGKEGLKLAEVDIPDIVICDLMMPEMDGFEVCTQLKSNDKTDHIPLIMLTAKDTDEDKLKGLAIGIDAYLTKPFNKEELLTRIDSLILQKKKLQEKYKQSILPMPNAEMPEIKTPKFLKKIDKIIHDCINNPDLNAEFLSQKIGMSESQIYRKLKALTDKSTAIYIRQVRLHKAYEMLKSGDRGVAEIAYDTGFKDPSWFSRSFKEEFGCAPSSFLQK; encoded by the coding sequence ATGGCACCTCCTGAATTTTATAGGAGTTTGATTTATTGTGTTAAGGCAAAAGCTGTAATTTTTGCTGCTATTGTATTTTGTATAGGTGAGGTTTCCTCCCAATCGAATTCTCCATTTATCAAACAATTTACTATAGAAAATGGATTGCCTCAATCTTCTATAAATGATTTAGTTCAAGATGAAAATGGTTTTGTTTGGTTAGCTACGGCAAAAGGACTGAGCAGGTTTGATGGCAAAAATTTTAAAAATTATTTTAGTCGTGTAGGTGATTCCCTATCTCTTTCGAACAATTATATTAATGTTTTAGAATTCGATTATCAAGGTAGCATTTGGGTAGGTACGAATGGTGGAGGGATTAACGTATTTAATTCTAAATCTGGAACTTTTCATCGAGTTCAACTCACATCATTCAAAACAGAATTAATAATTAACTCCATCCAATCTTACGGAGATTTTATGTATTTATCTTCACCACAATATGGGATTTTTAAGGTTAATGCTACTGATTTAACTTTAGTTGATTCTTACCCAATCCAAGATGTAACCTCTTTATTCGTCGAGAAAAGTACAGGTGTATTGTGGATAGGGCAATTAAATGGAAATGTTTTAACTACATCTTTGGAGACGGCATTTCGTCCCACCTTAATAGTCTCGCTTACAGGAAACATACAATCTTTTTATGTGTCGGGTAACTTTATTTTTATAGGTAGTTACGATGGTCTATATGTTTATGATTTTGTCAGTGGCCAGTCCCAATTGTTGGAATTAGAGGAATCTAATGCGTTTTCAACCAGGCATGTTGTTGATTTTATTGAACAGGATGAAAATTCAATTTGGGTAGCTACGGGAAGAGGTCTTTATTTACTCTCAACATCGACCTTAAAAAGTTTGAAAACAATTGAATATGGTGATGATTCCAAGAAGTCTTTAACCAACAATACCGTCACTTCCTTACTAAATATTCAAGATAATAAATTGTTAGTTGGTACTGCCGGTGGTCTTAATTTGGTTGATTTTTCGCCTCTTTATTTTCAAAATATTTCAAAAGATAAAAGAGGAGAACACCTTCTTAATGACAATGTAGTTTTCTCCATTCACAAATCTGGTAATGATTTATTGGTTGGCACCTCAGATGGAGGTTTAAATTTTATTAGAAATGGTGAGGTTTACCAGTATTTAGATGATACAAATTCTCCGAATAGTTTTGTTGGTTCTGTAGTTAGGGAAATTTGTGAGGATACAATAAATAATAGATTTTGGTTTGCAACGACCCGAGGACTAAGTATGTGTAATTCTAAAAACTTTAATCCTAAATCGCCAACCTTTAAAGAATTTAAAAACGATCCTAACGATACAAATACCATTACAACAGATTTTCTTAAAGGTTTAGCCTTGGATAATCAACAAAATATATGGGGAGCAGCGTACCAATATGGTATTTTTAGATTAGAATATACCGAAGATAGTAGTTATGTTGTAACAAGATTTTTAAATGAGGAAGAAAATACTAACTCATTAATTAATGATGTGTCCCAATGTATTAGGGTTGATAAGCAAAATAGAATTTGGATTGGAACTGGTGGAGGAGTGAGCATTTTAGAATTTGAAGGTTCAGATTATTCAAATCCACAATTCACCCATTTTACTTCAGACAGTTTAAGAAATCCTAAAAGTTATTTAACCCATAATTCTGTTTATGATATCACTTTTGTGGATGATAAGGTATGGCTGGGTACCGCCAATGGTTTGAATAGGATAAATCCTGATGGAACTGTTGACCGCTGGTATTCGCAAGATGGCTTTGAGGATAGCTTCGTTTACACCGTGCAAAATGATGATACCGGCAATCTTTGGCTTGGTACTAATGATGGCTTGGTGCGATTTAATCCCATCGATCAAATCTTTACCAGATATACAGAGCAAGATCAAATTCAGAGCAAAGAATTTAATATACATGCAAGGTTCAAGGGTGAAGATGGAGTTGTTTATATGGGTGGCATGGGTGGCGTTACCTATTTCGATCCAAACAGGATAGAGAAAATTGACGAACCCCAACGACTTTACTTTTCAAAATTAGAGATTAAGGATAAGCAGGTTGAACCTTATTTGAATGATCAAGCTATTTTAAAACAGGATATTCTCGCAGTTGATAACTTGAGAATTGCACGTAATCATTTTCCTTTTTATTTAACTTTTTCTAGTATTGATTATGGATTTGAACGAGAAATCCAATATGCTTATAAGTTATTGCCTATAGATACTGATTGGAATTTGTTGGAAGACAATAAAATCCAGTTTTTAAATTTACCATGGGGTACTCATACACTTTTGGTAAATGGTTTTAGCAGAGGTAAGGAATGGAATGCGGAACCCCTTAAAATTACATTGACAATTACTCCTCCTTGGTGGTTGAGTTCTTACATGCTTTTCGTTTACGCAATTTTAATTCTGGCATTAGGGTATTGGTTTTATCGGTTTACAGTATCGCGCAAACTTGCGCGGGCGGAGAGTTTGCGACTCAAAGAAATTCAGGTTTTGAGAAGTGGCCTTTATACAAATATTACCCATGAATTTAGAACTCCTTTGACGGTTATTTTGGGTATGGCAGACCAACTTAGATTGCAACATCCCAACTCTACCCAACTACTCAAGCCCATCCGACTTATTGAAAGGAACGGGAAACGGATGTTGTCATTAATAAACAATTTGTTAGATCTCTCTAAGATAGAAGAAGGAAATGTAAGGCTCATTTTAATTCAAAGTGATATTGTCCCATTTATAAAGTATTTGGCGGAAAGTTTTCAAACATTAGCTGAGCAAAAGGATATACAGCTCATGCTGTATACAGAATTAGAGCATTTAGATATGGATTATGATGAGGAGGTTATTCAAATTGTAATTTCCAATTTAGTTTCCAATGCGCTAAAATTCACGCCCAAATTTGGAAAAATAGTCATGAAAATTTCCAAAGGCAAACTGGAAGATAGGAATGCCATCGTTATAAGAGTAAGAGATGACGGTATGGGTATTGCTCCTGATGATTTAGATAAAATCTTCAATAGATTTTATCAGGTAGAAACAAGCATTTCTAAAAGTGGAGTAGGTACTGGGATTGGCTTGGCTCTGGTTAAGCAATTGGTTTATTTGCTAAAAGGTGAAATAAGTGTGCATAGTGAGTTGGGAGCTGGTAGTGAGTTTGTTGTTAAATTTCCTATTTACAATCAAGCTCCAATTAAAACCGCAGATTATGGTAATGGTTTAAGGCAAATAGGTTCATCTTTAATTGAGGAAGAATTGAAAGAGTTGGTAGCAAATGAGGATGCCCCACACATTTTAATCATTGAAGATAATGAAGATGTTGCTTATTATATAAAGGCTTGTCTCGAAGATTACAAGATAACACATGCACTTTCCGGAAAAGAAGGATTAAAATTGGCTGAAGTGGATATTCCTGATATTGTTATTTGCGATTTAATGATGCCAGAAATGGATGGGTTTGAGGTATGTACTCAATTAAAGTCTAATGACAAAACTGACCACATCCCTTTAATTATGTTAACGGCAAAAGATACGGATGAGGATAAATTGAAAGGTTTAGCGATAGGTATTGATGCCTATTTAACCAAACCTTTTAACAAGGAAGAATTACTTACCCGAATAGACAGTTTGATTCTGCAAAAGAAGAAGCTTCAGGAAAAATACAAGCAAAGCATTTTACCTATGCCCAATGCTGAAATGCCTGAAATAAAAACTCCGAAGTTTCTTAAGAAAATTGACAAAATAATACATGATTGCATAAATAATCCAGATCTTAATGCAGAGTTCCTTTCTCAAAAAATAGGTATGAGCGAATCTCAGATTTATAGAAAATTAAAAGCATTAACAGATAAATCTACCGCCATTTATATTCGTCAAGTAAGGTTGCATAAAGCCTATGAAATGTTAAAGTCAGGGGATAGGGGTGTGGCAGAAATCGCGTATGATACTGGTTTTAAGGATCCATCATGGTTTAGTAGGTCTTTTAAGGAAGAATTTGGTTGTGCTCCAAGTTCATTTTTGCAAAAATAG
- a CDS encoding helix-turn-helix domain-containing protein, which produces MDILTITNFLLIAGVIQGFGFNLVTLFIKKKLGPTVVYLNLVVLALSLNNLQAWLVEHGYISPNFVIQQLEVPWYMFIIPMFHAFTVHYLRIEDKVKTYVKFAVGLFVFEVLIRLTLTSYVYYEVPNQDNYLIQRYTIYEELFNLIFMVFIFIKAINLVFFKHELFKYILTYDDIKWIKIFIFLGVGVIACWVGAVIFNAINNNEEAYYVLRIADSVLLYWIGYQGFYRYNVVQDRIYLRRSIYNEPTLNGEFKVKNIFNSSEKNEVNEKHQKDFNRIKNHILEEKLYLDPLLNMEQLASDMNMSKSYFSKLINTYSAYNFSDFVNSLRVEQAKQLLCNDEFDQYTIVAIGLECGFNSKSTFYSSFKKFTSQTPTEFKAQIA; this is translated from the coding sequence ATGGATATCCTCACTATTACCAATTTTCTATTGATTGCTGGAGTCATTCAAGGTTTTGGATTTAACCTGGTAACCCTATTTATAAAGAAAAAGTTGGGACCAACGGTTGTTTACTTAAACTTGGTGGTTCTCGCCCTATCACTTAATAATCTTCAAGCTTGGTTGGTAGAACATGGTTATATTTCTCCAAACTTTGTTATTCAGCAACTGGAGGTTCCATGGTATATGTTTATCATACCAATGTTTCATGCTTTTACGGTTCACTATTTGAGAATTGAGGATAAGGTTAAGACCTATGTAAAATTTGCAGTTGGTTTATTTGTTTTTGAAGTATTAATCAGGTTGACCCTAACGTCCTACGTATATTATGAAGTTCCTAACCAAGATAATTATTTAATTCAGAGATATACAATTTATGAAGAGCTATTCAATTTAATTTTTATGGTTTTCATATTTATTAAGGCGATCAATTTAGTCTTTTTTAAACATGAATTATTCAAGTATATATTAACGTACGACGATATAAAATGGATAAAGATTTTTATTTTCCTTGGGGTTGGAGTGATTGCTTGTTGGGTTGGTGCAGTTATTTTTAATGCAATAAATAATAATGAAGAAGCCTATTATGTGCTAAGAATAGCAGATTCTGTATTATTATATTGGATTGGATACCAAGGTTTTTATAGATACAATGTAGTTCAGGACCGCATTTATTTGAGGAGATCGATTTATAATGAGCCTACCTTAAATGGGGAATTTAAAGTGAAAAATATATTTAACTCCTCTGAAAAGAATGAAGTGAATGAGAAACATCAAAAAGATTTCAACCGTATAAAAAACCATATTCTTGAAGAGAAACTTTACCTGGACCCATTATTAAACATGGAGCAACTAGCCAGTGATATGAATATGAGTAAAAGCTATTTTTCAAAACTTATAAATACCTACAGTGCTTATAATTTTTCTGATTTTGTTAATTCCCTTCGTGTTGAGCAGGCCAAACAATTATTGTGTAATGATGAATTCGATCAGTATACGATTGTAGCTATCGGGCTGGAATGTGGTTTTAATTCAAAATCAACATTTTATTCATCTTTTAAAAAGTTTACTTCTCAAACCCCTACTGAATTTAAAGCGCAAATCGCTTAG
- a CDS encoding DUF6134 family protein — protein sequence MIPILTIYLLNKLGFRVDLDVVKLKFKQFLINLKSIFWILPLLFLLLSSSEMNKPEKVDYLTFEIFRKSNRIGMIHVEKQLFEDRIRYEISSSIDTRLLIKIEAEGKETSEFVNGVLTYSSVFRKLSNKTKSNHQVVLDNGSYKMKSNGEIENLKIGKIYQNLVSLYFNEPNPLYEVYCDNDGTLAEIIKIKPNVYKVEIAPGKYNIYHYEKGRCVRVDSHTAFYSVKLIAN from the coding sequence ATGATACCTATATTAACCATATATCTATTAAACAAATTAGGGTTTAGAGTTGATTTAGATGTCGTTAAACTCAAATTCAAACAATTTCTGATCAACCTTAAATCCATTTTTTGGATTCTGCCTCTATTGTTCTTGTTATTATCCTCTTCGGAAATGAACAAGCCCGAAAAAGTAGATTACTTAACATTTGAAATTTTCCGAAAAAGCAATCGAATAGGAATGATTCATGTCGAAAAACAATTGTTTGAGGATAGAATCAGATATGAGATAAGCAGTTCTATTGATACGCGTCTTTTAATTAAAATAGAAGCAGAAGGAAAAGAAACTTCAGAATTTGTTAATGGAGTTTTGACGTATTCATCTGTTTTCAGAAAATTAAGCAACAAAACAAAATCTAATCACCAGGTAGTTCTTGATAATGGTTCATATAAAATGAAATCAAACGGGGAGATTGAGAACTTGAAAATAGGTAAAATATACCAAAATTTAGTGTCTCTATATTTTAATGAACCTAATCCATTATATGAAGTCTACTGTGACAATGATGGCACTTTAGCTGAAATAATTAAAATAAAACCGAATGTCTATAAGGTGGAAATTGCCCCTGGGAAGTACAATATATACCATTATGAAAAGGGCAGATGTGTCAGGGTAGACTCTCATACTGCATTTTACAGTGTAAAGCTCATAGCAAATTAG
- a CDS encoding SDR family NAD(P)-dependent oxidoreductase, whose amino-acid sequence METTLNRTSELKIENSLRVETLEELSTNHDNKSDLKKAIVIGGTTGIGKGIASILLEKGFQVTVTGIEKDFIENNEYVGHKNLKIEYLDCIKDSSSRALNGIIKKIGGLDLLILSAGIGNLNKDLGYKVENWANQLNVFSFTEIVDFTYRFFQKQGFGHLVAISSIAGLIGNGKCPAYHAAKAYQISYMEGLRQRAKKDRRDNKQIYVTDIRPGFVKTAMTKGKKMIWAASVKKVAKQIFKYIQKKKGYGYVSKRWLLVALIIKVVPTWVRVRF is encoded by the coding sequence ATGGAAACTACATTAAATAGAACTTCAGAATTGAAAATTGAAAATTCTTTAAGAGTAGAAACTTTGGAAGAATTGTCAACAAATCATGATAATAAATCAGATTTAAAGAAGGCAATTGTTATAGGGGGTACTACTGGAATTGGTAAAGGAATAGCCAGTATCTTATTAGAAAAGGGTTTTCAAGTCACAGTAACTGGTATTGAAAAAGACTTTATTGAAAATAATGAATATGTGGGGCACAAAAATCTAAAAATTGAATATTTAGATTGTATCAAAGACTCATCTTCAAGAGCCCTAAACGGTATTATCAAAAAAATTGGAGGGTTAGATCTTTTAATACTTAGTGCAGGTATTGGAAATTTAAATAAAGATCTAGGTTACAAAGTTGAAAATTGGGCAAATCAATTGAACGTATTTTCATTCACGGAAATAGTTGATTTCACCTATAGGTTTTTCCAAAAGCAAGGTTTTGGTCATCTCGTTGCCATAAGTTCTATTGCAGGATTAATTGGAAACGGAAAATGCCCAGCGTATCATGCTGCAAAAGCTTACCAAATATCATATATGGAAGGCTTAAGACAACGAGCAAAAAAGGATCGACGAGATAACAAGCAAATTTATGTAACAGATATACGTCCTGGTTTTGTGAAAACAGCAATGACAAAAGGAAAGAAAATGATTTGGGCTGCCTCTGTAAAAAAGGTAGCTAAGCAAATTTTTAAGTACATCCAAAAGAAAAAGGGGTATGGGTATGTATCAAAAAGATGGCTCTTGGTGGCATTGATAATTAAAGTAGTGCCCACTTGGGTCCGTGTAAGATTTTAA
- a CDS encoding sterol desaturase family protein codes for MDIISYNPLYLAAPVLLFFVVIEILYTKIKGYKKIYYWKDLFTSTIMSISVVTLQPVLKLISSAAIFYFLFDYFNPEVDEIYNNIFGYESFSWSWNIWILCLLGTQLSQYWCHRLNHTIRVLWAAHLVHHSSNHFNFGTALRLSWIAMIYKPIFYVWLPIVGFHPEMVIFCMAIENVYQFLLHSAYCPKLKYVNLVFVTPKLHQVHHAKNLKYLDKNHGAIFSFYDRVFGTYQDYDENIDIEYGITSKINSLNPISITTHEFKRIFQDLQKSKCLRNSFMYVFGPPGWSPDNSTLTVRQMQQEVISV; via the coding sequence ATGGACATTATATCTTATAATCCCCTCTATTTGGCAGCTCCAGTACTTTTGTTCTTTGTGGTTATAGAAATTTTATACACCAAAATTAAAGGGTACAAGAAAATTTATTATTGGAAAGATTTATTTACAAGCACAATAATGTCTATAAGCGTTGTAACCTTACAACCAGTCTTGAAACTCATTTCTTCGGCTGCCATATTCTATTTTCTATTCGATTATTTTAATCCTGAAGTAGACGAAATATATAATAATATTTTCGGTTATGAGTCCTTCAGTTGGAGCTGGAATATTTGGATTTTATGTCTACTAGGTACCCAACTAAGCCAGTATTGGTGCCATAGATTGAATCATACAATAAGGGTTTTGTGGGCGGCACATTTGGTTCATCATTCCTCTAATCATTTCAATTTCGGTACTGCCTTAAGATTGAGTTGGATTGCAATGATATACAAACCAATTTTTTATGTTTGGTTGCCAATTGTAGGATTTCATCCTGAAATGGTCATTTTTTGCATGGCTATAGAAAATGTTTATCAATTTTTGTTACACAGTGCCTACTGCCCAAAACTTAAATATGTAAATCTGGTTTTTGTTACACCCAAATTACATCAGGTACATCATGCTAAGAATCTTAAATATTTAGACAAAAATCATGGAGCTATTTTTAGCTTTTACGATAGGGTTTTTGGTACCTACCAAGACTATGATGAGAATATAGATATTGAATATGGGATTACCTCAAAAATTAATTCATTAAATCCTATATCGATTACCACTCATGAGTTTAAAAGAATTTTTCAAGATTTGCAAAAATCTAAATGTTTAAGGAATAGTTTTATGTACGTATTTGGTCCTCCGGGATGGAGTCCGGACAATTCAACATTAACTGTGAGACAGATGCAGCAAGAGGTAATTTCGGTGTAA
- a CDS encoding radical SAM/SPASM domain-containing protein, translated as MRATILESNINRESKVADLRLIHNKELVSKSKNLVGRSLIKRHWFLRFSLIKILIETYKNPFDWIRGMIFLIRLRKSVLGEFTLKKMVEVDGKSYMGLYTPGWNDSIYRRFITSELIHFKSHSQKVFRFNHVHLAITNKCALRCDHCYAWDNLNQRDPLNKEEMISVIQKIQSLGTAQIHFTGGEPMIKLDILLELVRAGNWKSNLWLNTSGFKLTFENARKLKKEGLTGVMISLDHFEENKHNDFRKYKGAYRCAIEGAKNCINNGLVTAFSICVSNEFVTVTNLDRYMELAKDIGVHFVQILEPKKVGHYKGKDVELEYSKIKILEKFYETYNFTNDYLEYPLISYHGYYQRRMGCFAGAKRSIYLDAKGDLHACTFCHSPYGNVLDDNFDSQLINLRENGCPTFRN; from the coding sequence ATGAGAGCCACAATTTTAGAATCAAATATAAATAGAGAATCAAAGGTTGCCGATTTAAGATTGATTCATAATAAAGAATTGGTATCTAAATCTAAAAATTTAGTCGGAAGGTCACTAATTAAAAGACATTGGTTCCTACGTTTTAGCCTTATAAAAATTTTAATAGAGACCTATAAAAATCCTTTTGATTGGATTAGGGGGATGATTTTTCTGATAAGGTTAAGAAAGAGTGTTTTGGGTGAATTTACATTAAAGAAAATGGTAGAGGTTGACGGAAAATCTTATATGGGTCTCTATACACCTGGTTGGAATGATTCAATTTATAGGCGGTTCATAACGTCTGAATTGATCCATTTCAAAAGTCATAGCCAAAAAGTATTTAGATTTAATCATGTCCATTTAGCAATAACTAATAAATGTGCTTTGCGTTGTGACCATTGTTATGCCTGGGATAATTTAAACCAAAGGGATCCGCTGAATAAAGAGGAAATGATTTCCGTAATCCAAAAAATACAGTCATTGGGTACTGCTCAGATTCATTTCACCGGAGGTGAGCCAATGATAAAGTTAGACATATTGCTTGAATTGGTTCGAGCGGGTAATTGGAAATCAAATCTTTGGTTGAATACCTCAGGCTTTAAATTAACCTTTGAAAATGCTAGAAAATTAAAAAAGGAGGGATTAACGGGAGTAATGATTAGTTTAGACCATTTTGAAGAAAATAAACATAACGATTTTAGAAAGTATAAGGGTGCTTATCGATGCGCTATTGAAGGAGCTAAAAATTGTATTAATAATGGCTTGGTTACAGCATTTTCCATCTGTGTTTCAAATGAGTTTGTTACTGTTACTAACTTAGATAGATATATGGAATTGGCCAAGGATATAGGGGTGCACTTTGTTCAAATTCTTGAGCCCAAGAAAGTGGGTCATTATAAAGGTAAAGATGTTGAATTAGAGTATTCTAAAATTAAAATTTTGGAGAAATTTTATGAAACCTACAACTTCACAAACGATTATTTAGAATACCCTTTAATTTCCTATCACGGTTATTACCAAAGAAGAATGGGTTGTTTTGCAGGAGCAAAACGCAGTATCTATCTTGATGCAAAGGGAGATTTACATGCGTGCACATTTTGTCATTCACCTTATGGAAATGTGTTAGATGACAATTTCGATTCTCAACTAATTAATTTAAGGGAAAATGGATGTCCAACTTTCCGAAATTAA
- a CDS encoding sterol desaturase family protein, translated as MEFLFSLGNFEIWLLLFIALLLRYFLIAGIPYIYLYVLKNPRFGGYKLQKQYPSIDQIFKEIKFSVLTLFIYSSGIWLFLIWLKTGLTKNYSEISEFGWGYFILSICLMIILHDAYSYWIHRIIHHKRIFKYVHLLHHSFKNPSPFCAFAFHPFESILTMGIIPIIMFIIPWHQYALLIFVTIMILYDTFVHLGFDIPLLRVGRWQNTSVEHDIHHKNSRYNFGLYFTIWDRLMGTFKSKLK; from the coding sequence ATGGAATTTTTATTCAGCTTGGGAAATTTTGAAATTTGGTTACTACTATTTATAGCCCTGTTGCTTCGGTATTTTTTAATTGCCGGAATACCATATATCTATTTATATGTATTAAAAAATCCAAGATTTGGTGGTTATAAACTCCAGAAACAATACCCAAGTATTGATCAGATATTTAAAGAAATTAAATTTTCAGTTTTAACATTGTTCATTTATAGTTCAGGGATTTGGTTGTTCTTAATATGGCTCAAAACCGGTTTGACTAAAAACTATTCAGAAATTTCTGAATTCGGATGGGGTTATTTCATTTTAAGTATTTGTTTGATGATCATTCTTCACGATGCCTATTCTTATTGGATTCATAGGATTATTCATCACAAAAGGATTTTTAAATATGTCCACTTATTGCATCATAGCTTTAAAAATCCATCTCCCTTCTGTGCCTTTGCTTTTCATCCTTTTGAAAGTATTCTAACTATGGGAATAATTCCAATAATCATGTTTATAATACCTTGGCATCAATATGCTTTGCTGATTTTTGTGACAATTATGATTCTGTACGACACTTTTGTTCATTTAGGATTCGATATACCCTTGTTAAGAGTGGGTAGATGGCAAAATACATCGGTTGAACATGATATACATCATAAAAACTCCCGGTATAATTTCGGTCTTTATTTTACTATTTGGGATCGCTTAATGGGAACTTTTAAATCTAAATTAAAATGA